One genomic window of uncultured Erythrobacter sp. includes the following:
- the recJ gene encoding single-stranded-DNA-specific exonuclease RecJ — protein sequence MATQSLSNVLGVSSSLSGRAWHWRGGNMHLGDDPANSAVSLDHDIVAQLLLTRGVQQDDIQRHAKPTLREFLPDPAEFQDMERAAKRIAQAVLSKEQITIYGDYDVDGATSAALMVDVLRMLGADADYYIPDRLLEGYGPSGEALVKLSETGSSLIVTVDCGAMAYEALSMARDAGVDVIVVDHHKCAAELPPTAALVNPNRLDESDLAASHGHLAAVGVAFLLAIALVRHLRQRGFFEGRTEPDLKSLLDLVALGTVADVAALHGLNRAFVAQGLKVLARRERIGMAALIDASRLKRAPQASDLGFALGPRINAGGRIGESTLGVRLLTTHDPDEAREIAEQLSVLNEERRAIEAEVQTEAEEQLAAQHNSAVHVVSGTSWHPGVIGIVAGRIKEKTGKPSIVIAQDESDGTGKGSGRSISGVDLGAAIIAAREAGLLVAGGGHAMAAGLTISNDQIAAFTDFLNERLARDIERARLGQSMKLDLALAPGGLTPDLVTSLDAAGPYGVGWPAPRVAVGPVRIVKADIVGKDHLRIIASGNDGRSFKGIAFRAAETEMAQTLMHRSAGRKFHLAGRVKLDDWGSRPAAELHLEDAAFAD from the coding sequence CGCATGGCATTGGCGCGGCGGCAATATGCATTTGGGGGACGATCCGGCGAATTCTGCAGTCTCGTTGGATCACGATATCGTGGCTCAATTGCTGCTGACGCGGGGCGTGCAGCAAGACGACATCCAGCGGCACGCAAAACCGACCTTGCGCGAATTCCTGCCTGACCCGGCTGAATTCCAGGACATGGAGCGCGCTGCGAAGCGAATTGCGCAGGCGGTGCTGTCGAAAGAGCAGATCACCATCTACGGCGATTACGATGTCGACGGCGCGACAAGCGCGGCGTTGATGGTCGATGTTTTGCGGATGCTTGGAGCTGACGCCGACTACTATATTCCAGATCGCCTGCTAGAAGGGTACGGGCCAAGCGGCGAAGCGTTGGTCAAACTCTCCGAGACAGGCTCAAGCCTCATCGTGACGGTTGATTGTGGGGCTATGGCCTACGAGGCTCTTTCAATGGCACGTGACGCTGGCGTCGACGTGATCGTCGTCGACCACCACAAATGCGCCGCGGAACTGCCGCCGACTGCCGCGCTGGTAAATCCCAACCGGCTAGATGAAAGCGATCTTGCGGCGAGCCACGGGCATTTGGCGGCGGTCGGCGTTGCATTTCTACTGGCCATCGCATTGGTTCGCCATCTGCGGCAACGCGGCTTTTTCGAAGGTCGGACCGAACCCGATCTCAAGAGCCTGCTCGACCTGGTGGCGCTCGGTACCGTTGCAGACGTCGCTGCGCTTCACGGGCTGAACCGTGCCTTTGTTGCGCAGGGCCTCAAAGTGCTCGCGCGGCGCGAACGGATCGGGATGGCAGCGCTGATCGATGCCAGCAGGTTGAAGCGAGCACCGCAGGCGAGTGATCTCGGCTTTGCGCTCGGCCCCCGCATCAATGCAGGCGGGAGAATCGGAGAATCGACGCTTGGCGTGCGTTTGCTGACCACGCACGATCCGGATGAGGCTCGCGAAATTGCGGAGCAACTTTCGGTGTTGAACGAGGAACGGCGGGCAATCGAAGCTGAGGTACAGACCGAAGCAGAAGAGCAACTCGCGGCGCAGCATAATTCGGCAGTGCATGTGGTTTCAGGAACCAGCTGGCATCCAGGTGTGATCGGCATCGTTGCCGGGCGGATTAAGGAAAAGACCGGGAAGCCTTCGATCGTCATCGCTCAAGATGAAAGCGACGGCACGGGAAAAGGCAGCGGGCGTTCGATCTCTGGTGTTGATCTGGGTGCTGCGATCATTGCTGCGCGCGAGGCTGGATTGCTTGTCGCAGGCGGTGGGCACGCCATGGCGGCGGGTCTGACGATTTCGAATGACCAGATCGCAGCATTCACCGATTTCCTGAACGAGCGCTTGGCACGCGACATAGAGCGTGCGCGGCTCGGCCAATCAATGAAGCTGGACCTCGCGCTTGCGCCCGGCGGCCTCACCCCGGATCTGGTCACGTCGTTGGATGCCGCTGGTCCATACGGCGTAGGCTGGCCGGCACCGCGCGTTGCAGTGGGTCCGGTCAGGATCGTGAAGGCAGACATTGTCGGAAAAGATCACCTGCGCATTATCGCAAGCGGAAATGACGGGCGATCTTTCAAAGGCATAGCGTTCCGTGCAGCCGAAACCGAAATGGCCCAAACCCTGATGCATCGCAGTGCGGGCCGAAAATTCCATCTCGCAGGCCGGGTCAAACTCGACGATTGGGGCAGCAGGCCTGCGGCAGAACTGCACCTTGAAGATGCAGCCTTTGCCGACTGA